Part of the Rhodococcus sp. OK302 genome is shown below.
TCTGATCAGCGGTCAACGCGGCATCGGAAGAGGCCGGCTGATCGGAGACCAGAGTTGCATCATCGAGAACGCGTGAGAGGAAGTCGGTGTAATCGACTACCGCAGAAGCGGTTCCGGTGTTGCGGAAGGTGAGCGTGTAGTCGATGTTCTGACCCGCGGTCACAGTTGTTCCGGTCGCCGGGTTCGCGGTCTTGACGACCTCGAGGTTCGGGGAAACAACCGGGTGTTCGGTGCACAGAGCATCGCCGGCGACACACGGAGTCGTGGTCGGAGGCTCGGTCGGCGGCACCTCGGGTGTGGTCGGATCCTGCTTGACCACGAAGTTGTCGAGCTTGTTGTCACCAGCGGGAACGAAGTCCGCGGCATTGACCTTCACCGAATAGGTGACGGTCACCGTTGCGCCCGCAGCGAGATCGCCGTGGACACGGAACTGCTTGTTCACGATCTGATCAGCGGTCAACGCGGCATCGGAAGAGGCCGGCTGATCGGAGACCAGAGTTGCATCATCGAGAACGCGTGAGAGGAAGTCGGTGTAATCGACTACCGCAGAAGCGGTTCCGGTGTTGCGGAAGGTGAGCGTGTAGTCGATGTTCTGACCCGCGGTCACAGTTGTTCCGGTCGCCGGGTTCGCGGTCTTGACGACCTCGAGGTTCGGGGAAACAACCGGGTTCTCCGTGCAGATCTGAGTTGCCGGATCACAGGTGACCGGAGGATCAACCGGAGGAGTAGTCCCCGGAATCACCACGTTGAGCACCTTGCTGTCGCCACGTGCGCCGTCAGCATTGACCGTCGCCGTGTACGTGACCGTGCGGCTGTCGCCGGCCTTGATCGGACCCGAAACCGTGAAGCCGTCCAACGCTGCATTCGCAGTCGCCGTCAGGTCAGGCTGAGCCACCAGATCATTGTTGAAGACCGCATCGTCGACCAGACCACGCAGATCATCGAAGTACGAGACGACACCGTCACCGGTTCCGTTGTTCGTGAACTTCAACGTGTACGTAATCGTGTTGCCGGCAACGACACTGGTACCGGAAGCCGGGTTCGAGATCTTCTCGACCTTGATGTCCGGGGCCACCACCGGGTGAGTGGTCTCCACCGGAGGCGTCGTGATCGGAGTTACGGTGCCCGGAGGCGTCGCCGAACCCGTCACCGAGTTGTTCAAGATGGTGCCACCGGCAACATCCGCATTGACCTTCACCGCGTAGGTGAGAACAACACTCTTACCTGCCGGCACCGCACCGGACCACGTCAACGTGGTACCCGTCAGTGTCGGAACAGCCTGCGCCGCACCGTCGATCGTCGCCGACAAAGCGCCATCGATAACAGCATTGTTGAGGACCTTCGACAGATCATCGGTCAGGACCATCGGATCCAACACGGTGTTACCGGTATTGGAACCGGTGACCGTGTAGGTGATGGTGTCGCCGGCCTTGACCGTCGAACCCGAAACGGGTGCAGCGGTCTTGGTGACTGCGAAACCGGGTGCAGCCGTCACCGGATGCTCGGTCTCCACCGGAGGCGTCGTGATCGGAGTTACGGTGCCCGGAGGCGTCGCCGAACCCGTCACCGAGTTGTTCAAGATGGTGCCACCGGCAACATCCGCATTGACCTTCACCGCGTAGGTGAGAACAACACTCTTACCTGCCGGCACCGCACCGGACCACGTCAACGTGGTACCCGTCAGTGTCGGAACAGCCTGCGTCGCACCGTCGATCGTCGCCGACAAAGCACCTTCGATCAGGGCATTGTTGAGGACCTTCGACAGATCATCGGTCAGGACCATCGGATCCAACACGGTGTTACCGGTATTGGAACCGGTGACCGTGTAGGTGATGGTGTCGCCGGCCTTGACCGTCGAACCCGAAACGGGTGCAGCGGTCTTGGTGACTGCGAAACCGGGTGCAGCCGTCACCGGATGCTCGGTCTCCACCGGAGGCGTCGTGATCGGAGTTACGGTGCCCGGAGGCGTCGCCGAACCCGTCACCGAGTTGTTCAAGATGGTGCCACCGGCAACATCCGCATTGACCTTCACCGCGTAGGTGAGAACAACACTCTTACCTGCCGGCACCGCACCGGACCACGTCAACGTGGTACCCGTCAGTGTCGGAACAGCCTGCGTCGCACCGTCGATCGTCGCCGACAAAGCACCTTCGATCAGGGCGTTGCTCAGGACCTTCGACAGATCATCGGTCAGGACCATCGGATCCAACACGGTGTTACCGGTATTGGAACCGGTGACCGTGTAGGTGATGGTGTCGCCGGCCTTGACCGTCGAACCCGAAACGGGTGCAGCGGTCTTGGTGACTGCGAAACCGGGTGCAGCCGTCACCGGATGCTCGGTCTCCACCGGAGGCGTCGTGATCGGAGTTACGGTGCCCGGAGGCGTCGCCGAACCCGTCACCGAGTTGTTCAAGATGGTGCCACCGGCAACATCCGCATTGACCTTCACCGCGTAGGTGAGAACAACACTCTTACCTGCCGGCACCGCACCGGACCACGTCAACGTGGTACCCGTCAGTGTCGGAACAGCCTGCGTCGCACCGTCGATCGTCGCCGACAAAGCACCTTCGATCAGGGCGTTGCTCAGGACCTTCGACAGATCATCGGTCAGGACCATCGGATCCAACACGGTGTTACCGGTATTGGAACCGGTGACCGTGTAGGTGATGGTGTCGCCGGCCTTGACCGTCGAACCCGAAACGGGTGCAGCGGTCTTGGTGACTGCGAAACCGGGTGCAGCCGTCACCGGATGCTCGGTCTCCACAGCGGGAGGAGTGATCTCCGGACCCGTCGGAGGCTTCGCGATACCCGTGACATGGTTCTTCAGAACCGTGCCACCCGCAACACCGGCATCGACCTTCGCCGCGTAGGTGAGAACAACCGACTTACTCGCCGGCAGAACACCCGTCCACGTCAACGTATTGCCGTTGACAACGGGAGCTGTCGCAGGCTGACCGTCGATGGTCGCCGTCGGCACACCCTGCAACTTCGAGTGCAACAGAACAGCAGTGAGATCATCGGTGATCGTCACCGGATCCAACGCGGTGTTACCGGCATTGGAACCGGTGACCGTGTAAGTGATGGTGTCGTTGCCGTTGACGGAGGTAGTCGTCGGCGGCACAGCGGACTTCGTGATCGTGAAACCGGGAACCGAGTGGTTTGTCTCCACAGCCGGGGGAGTGATCGCCGGACCTGTCGGAGGCTTCGCCGTACCGGCTACCTTGTTGTTCAGAACGGTGCCTGCAGCGACGCCGTCCTTGATCTTCACCTTGTAGGTGAGAACAACCGACTTGCCGGCCTCGAGCACACCCGTCCACGTCAACGTGGTGCCGCTCAGTGTCGGAGCAGCCGCAGGCGCACCGTCGATCGTCGCCGTCATCGGGCCGTCGATCGCAGCATTGTTGAGAACGGCAGACAGATCATCAGTGATCGTCGCCGGATCGAGCGTCGTCTTACCGGTATTGGCGCCGGTCACGGTGTAGGTGATCGACTCGCCGGCCTGAACCGTCGAACCAGAAACCGGATTGGCGGTCTTCGCCAGAGTGAATCCGGGAACCGAATGGTTCGTCTCCACCGTCGGGGGAGTGATCTCCGGACCGATCGGAGGCTTGGCAGTACCGGTTACCTTGTTGTTCAGTACGGTGCCGG
Proteins encoded:
- a CDS encoding isopeptide-forming domain-containing fimbrial protein, which encodes MPNDLPPTRSAIFTAGLPPWVRAWTVVWTAIAMILGISGATAVVASAQPLLTQGGPVQAKAPARAAVLPDEQPPTGCGFASSEPDNGNFAQNICWIDMSSFDQTAATSPAGQTMTIQLTPTYKISFNAKLLNSVDNTAGGLPHQGVVASALPTWYGSALGQVAYRGIPAPIMPALYQTSAELDSNDDATQSGGTIAMTNIVMTGPNGPVNNYGLVAADAESTDPSTPTDREFLSFQSNQPLRQIDRTLGVQNPTVPACDGGLTPMPATYVRCDASTDAAIWAGALVVGATAPTTFEATFGNTDVETSRQGLAFGILVSKVKIDKDLTRVTPGDDFTIGMSTGTFANAADAAASELKSTNTGATDTTASTGWRTLLADVSPTPVTFWEKPTTSATKTANYATSWQCEVNGVATPIQVGGVAQAELAPGDNIFCKVINTPVLVKKSSSPPSGDLVNIGDVVTYTLNFENPGAADAAIDYTDYLADVMDNADITGVQATNGLTATPIGQTIKIGGTLAANTTGTVTYTATVKTLGDKVLNNYLAPGTTAPPTTCDPSTNLCTTHPIPAFELTKTADPASGSTVQAGESITYTVTGTNTGKTALTPATITDDLSAVLNNSAIVANSLTSSVGSTPTVANNTLTWSGDLAVGQSVVLTYKVMVNDGVAAGTVLNNKVTGTAKPPIGPEITPPTVETNHSVPGFTLAKTANPVSGSTVQAGESITYTVTGANTGKTTLDPATITDDLSAVLNNAAIDGPMTATIDGAPAAAPTLSGTTLTWTGVLEAGKSVVLTYKVKIKDGVAAGTVLNNKVAGTAKPPTGPAITPPAVETNHSVPGFTITKSAVPPTTTSVNGNDTITYTVTGSNAGNTALDPVTITDDLTAVLLHSKLQGVPTATIDGQPATAPVVNGNTLTWTGVLPASKSVVLTYAAKVDAGVAGGTVLKNHVTGIAKPPTGPEITPPAVETEHPVTAAPGFAVTKTAAPVSGSTVKAGDTITYTVTGSNTGNTVLDPMVLTDDLSKVLSNALIEGALSATIDGATQAVPTLTGTTLTWSGAVPAGKSVVLTYAVKVNADVAGGTILNNSVTGSATPPGTVTPITTPPVETEHPVTAAPGFAVTKTAAPVSGSTVKAGDTITYTVTGSNTGNTVLDPMVLTDDLSKVLSNALIEGALSATIDGATQAVPTLTGTTLTWSGAVPAGKSVVLTYAVKVNADVAGGTILNNSVTGSATPPGTVTPITTPPVETEHPVTAAPGFAVTKTAAPVSGSTVKAGDTITYTVTGSNTGNTVLDPMVLTDDLSKVLNNALIEGALSATIDGATQAVPTLTGTTLTWSGAVPAGKSVVLTYAVKVNADVAGGTILNNSVTGSATPPGTVTPITTPPVETEHPVTAAPGFAVTKTAAPVSGSTVKAGDTITYTVTGSNTGNTVLDPMVLTDDLSKVLNNAVIDGALSATIDGAAQAVPTLTGTTLTWSGAVPAGKSVVLTYAVKVNADVAGGTILNNSVTGSATPPGTVTPITTPPVETTHPVVAPDIKVEKISNPASGTSVVAGNTITYTLKFTNNGTGDGVVSYFDDLRGLVDDAVFNNDLVAQPDLTATANAALDGFTVSGPIKAGDSRTVTYTATVNADGARGDSKVLNVVIPGTTPPVDPPVTCDPATQICTENPVVSPNLEVVKTANPATGTTVTAGQNIDYTLTFRNTGTASAVVDYTDFLSRVLDDATLVSDQPASSDAALTADQIVNKQFRVHGDLAAGATVTVTYSVKVNAADFVPAGDNKLDNFVVKQDPTTPEVPPTEPPTTTPCVAGDALCTEHPVVSPNLEVVKTANPATGTTVTAGQNIDYTLTFRNTGTASAVVDYTDFLSRVLDDATLVSDQPASSDAALTADQIVNKQFRVHGDLAAGATVTVTYSVKVNAADFVPAGDNKLDNFVVKQDPTTPEVPPTEPPTTTPCVAGDALCTEHPVVGTPAIEVLKSSDPATTTHVKAGDEIKYTLTFKNVGTAAGQIDFFDDLTDVLDDAAIKDAPKTADSTLVVSPITENKFTVTGELAAGATATVTYTVKVNPAIGTETGPGINPGVLTNYLVVGGENPPTECKPGDALCTEHPVDPPTTTTTVPPTTTTTPPVTTEPCVAPTTTSAVSSSTTTTSATPTTSETSTDATSTETTESTSTTVETTTEATTTPEVTVDPCIPTTTTPPVTTDPTTTVPPVTTTVPVTPTIIVPPIVIVPPVVVPPVVVVPTVPGQPNPTTVNPGNPGQPKPTTAPPKGGTINSGGGAGESGVDTTLLVAGGLVLMLGLGTGIVLLMRKRREEGED